A window of Gossypium hirsutum isolate 1008001.06 chromosome D13, Gossypium_hirsutum_v2.1, whole genome shotgun sequence genomic DNA:
ATGCATGTCAAGACTCTTCAATAAAAGGAACACAATATCAATCAAGTATTTTAATCGAAGTAaaaaagacagaaaaagaaatgagCAGCAGCATTAAATCCCACCACGGATGTTATTTCGCTTCTAGAAGAACAGAAAGACTTGGGTATTAAGTTTACACAAAATGAGAATATTGAAAACGAGAATGTCACCAAGTTCACTTATAAAGTCTACAAATCGAGACTTGCGGTAAAATAAAAGCATCAACAACATAAAAAGGAAGAcgtaaaaaattaaacttatgcCATACCTCGAATAGGAGCGGGCAGGTGACACTGAACGGGAACGAGGTGAGACGGACCTTGATACAGATAGAGACCGATGTAAGTATTTGGCCCTTGGAGACTTGCTGTAGAATAGGTTAAATTAAGGGTAACTTCAATGGGATGAAATGTAAATATTCTAGCAGATATTTTCATGAAGGGAGACTCACCTCCTGCTCCTGCTCCTATAACTATAACTGCGACTAGGGCTTCGACTATATGGGCTACGACTAGGACTTCTAGAGTAGCTGCGCCTAGAATCATATCTTGAATCATACTCcttcacctaaaaaaaaaaagacagttAGATACACCATCAAGTAATGTTGCAGAAGCATAGATCTAAGACTTAAGATGCATCTAAACATACCCGTATGTAAGCCCGGCTAAATGCATTTCGAAACTCAGAGTCATCAAGCTTCCTTATCTGCTAAGTCAAGATAGCTAATTAGAGAAAGTATAGCCTTTTAAGCTAAAGTATACACAAATACCAACTCCATGTAAACAAGTCAAAACTTAGAAAGTCCACAAGGTTAAAGAACAGTGGCTTACAGCATATTTCATATCATCATAGTTCGTGTAATCTACAATCCCTGTCATGCCTGTAAAGAaaacgcaataacattaatataaaaatcaaataattttttcctcAAGATAACTGTCAAATAAATGTAAACAAGAAGCAAATCATGTGCAGGAGCAAACTTGCAATGCATCATGTTGATAAGCAATACATAAATCCCAGAGGAATCTAAGCTATTTCATCCTATAGTTATGGAATGAAGTCCTTATGCGTTAAGGAGCATGATAAGGATTCTAACCTCCACGATCACGAAACACTTGAGAGAAACAGACATCCCCAGCTTTTCGCATGTGATCCTGGTCATAAaacaaaaaatcatttaaaacggAAAACACACTTTTATGCATTTCAAAAACCTTGATGCATAGACCATGTTACAACTTCAACTAATTTAATAGTTAGTATTTTATCATCGTTTTCCATATACACACACATATGTAGATCAAAGCCATGCGAAAAGGCAACAATCAAGGAAAAATTACAAGCACAGAAAAGGAATTGAGTAGTAAAGAACAAGCAATAGCTATAACACTCACCTTTAGGTCTTGCCATGAAGCAGAAGAAGGTAAACCAGTCACCAAAACTGCATATAAAGGGATTATGAGGTTAACTGAACACAGAAGCAGTTTGCCAAACTACAAAGATGATCTGGAAAACTATACATACCACGATAGTCAGAGCGCCTGGAGGGCCCACGGCTACTGCTACCACTGTAACTACTATAACGATCCACAGATGAAGAAGGTCTTCGCCCACCATGAGCAAGTTCAACCTAAAAATAAAGAATCATAACCATTGTCAGGCAGGTAGAAAGCTTTAAACTAATATATATGAACTAAACAAGATTAGCTACAAACCCTTAGACGATTCCCATCAAAGTTATAACCATCTCGACCACGAATTGCATCTTCAGCATCACGAGGATCCTCAAACTGCAATATGCAATTGTTAGATTACTGAAACCTAAAAACTGATTTCCTATTATTCTTTGCCTCAAATCACAAAATATTAAAACTCACCTCAACAAATGCATAACCAGGGGGCCTTGGTGGGATCTTCAAGTCAATATCAACAATGGGTCCATACTGCAATATAAAAACACAAAATACTAAGCAAGCGGCAAACCTCCAAAACAAGATAAAGCAATGCGTTAAACAGTAATTTGGAAACCCAAAATTGATTAATCCAACAAAATTatttctccctctttttttttttttcacacaGCTAGTTATGCCATATCTCCACTACCCAaagttaaaactttaaaaataggTCACAGTAGAGTAACTTTTGAAACTATTTAGTAAAATACTGCAAGAATGAACATAGATGATGATTTAAGAAtaacaagggaaaagaaaaccTTGTAAAATAAATCTTCAACTTCTCTCATACGAGTATCCCCAGGCAGATTGCCCACATAGAGCGTGCGGCTTGAGCGGCCCATTTTTCCCTGAAACAATACCCAATCTTAATCAAGTAACAAAAAAATGGCGGTTTCAGTGATAAACAGGTTCATCCAAGACATAGGAAAATTTCGAAGAAAATTGGAAGAACAGAGGATACCTATAAAAAGGGGGCTGGAGAAGAGGGAAGGTTGGGTTGTAGGGGATTTAGATGATAGATAATTCTGGAAGGTTATAGAAGAAGGGCTTCGTGGGTGGCTTTGAAACGATGAAAATTAAAGAGGTTTGTCACGTGTTCGTgtctgttttctttcttttttgaaatttccAGTTGAAGCTGCTTTACGGTTTTACCCCCTCCTTCCTGAAAGTGT
This region includes:
- the LOC107919887 gene encoding serine/arginine-rich splicing factor SR30 isoform X4; amino-acid sequence: MGRSSRTLYVGNLPGDTRMREVEDLFYKYGPIVDIDLKIPPRPPGYAFVEFEDPRDAEDAIRGRDGYNFDGNRLRVELAHGGRRPSSSVDRYSSYSGSSSRGPSRRSDYRVLVTGLPSSASWQDLKDHMRKAGDVCFSQVFRDRGGMTGIVDYTNYDDMKYAIRKLDDSEFRNAFSRAYIRVKEYDSRYDSRRSYSRSPSRSPYSRSPSRSYSYRSRSRRSVSPRSRSVSPARSYSRMVLDGCSLIKFCATAFKII
- the LOC107919887 gene encoding serine/arginine-rich splicing factor SR30 isoform X3, whose amino-acid sequence is MGRSSRTLYVGNLPGDTRMREVEDLFYKYGPIVDIDLKIPPRPPGYAFVEFEDPRDAEDAIRGRDGYNFDGNRLRVELAHGGRRPSSSVDRYSSYSGSSSRGPSRRSDYRVLVTGLPSSASWQDLKDHMRKAGDVCFSQVFRDRGGMTGIVDYTNYDDMKYAIRKLDDSEFRNAFSRAYIRVKEYDSRYDSRRSYSRSPSRSPYSRSPSRSYSYRSRSRSKSPRAKYLHRSLSVSRSVSPRSRSVSPARSYSRMVLDGCSLIKFCATAFKII
- the LOC107919887 gene encoding serine/arginine-rich splicing factor SR30 isoform X1, giving the protein MGRSSRTLYVGNLPGDTRMREVEDLFYKYGPIVDIDLKIPPRPPGYAFVEFEDPRDAEDAIRGRDGYNFDGNRLRVELAHGGRRPSSSVDRYSSYSGSSSRGPSRRSDYRVLVTGLPSSASWQDLKDHMRKAGDVCFSQVFRDRGGMTGIVDYTNYDDMKYAIRKLDDSEFRNAFSRAYIRVKEYDSRYDSRRSYSRSPSRSPYSRSPSRSYSYRSRSRSKSPRAKYLHRSLSVSRSVSPRSRSVSPARSYSRSRSKSRSITPSPCPRKRSPSRSRSVTRSHSPSEKSE
- the LOC107919887 gene encoding serine/arginine-rich splicing factor SR30 isoform X2, whose translation is MGRSSRTLYVGNLPGDTRMREVEDLFYKYGPIVDIDLKIPPRPPGYAFVEFEDPRDAEDAIRGRDGYNFDGNRLRVELAHGGRRPSSSVDRYSSYSGSSSRGPSRRSDYRVLVTGLPSSASWQDLKDHMRKAGDVCFSQVFRDRGGMTGIVDYTNYDDMKYAIRKLDDSEFRNAFSRAYIRVKEYDSRYDSRRSYSRSPSRSPYSRSPSRSYSYRSRSRRSVSPRSRSVSPARSYSRSRSKSRSITPSPCPRKRSPSRSRSVTRSHSPSEKSE